A part of Halobacillus shinanisalinarum genomic DNA contains:
- a CDS encoding sigma-54 interaction domain-containing protein — MANAKEMLQAILSSIDEGIHAVDENGVTIFYNHIASKLDGLERKEVLGKLLLDNFPSLSTETSTLMKVCQTGEPIYNQHQSYRNIRGVLVDTVNTTLPIKVNRKLVGAVEIAKDLTKIKHLSEKLLDLQAKIETTNNQKKSPNRNTGATYHMTDMITNDPTFNELKSKALKVACTTSPILIYGETGTGKELLVQSIHNASPRCKRPFIAQNCAAIPSSLLESILFGTTKGSYTGATDRPGLFELADGGTLFLDELSSMPLDIQAKLLRVLQNGVIRRVGGTKEITLNLRIIAAMNEPPETCVREKKLRSDLYFRLNVIHLHIPQLKDRKGDIPLLIDHFVQKYNFQFGKLVTKVEEEVKEIFHLYEWPGNVRELEHAIESAMNMVDGDRILTEHLPPHIIDSYSSLKRTKQPPLQPLRKVLMETEERLITQALKETNGNIQQAANLLEIPRQTLQYKSNKLKLS, encoded by the coding sequence ATGGCAAATGCGAAAGAAATGCTGCAGGCCATTTTAAGCAGTATTGATGAAGGCATTCATGCAGTTGACGAAAATGGAGTCACTATTTTTTATAATCATATTGCATCCAAGCTTGATGGCTTAGAGAGAAAAGAAGTATTAGGGAAACTTTTATTAGATAATTTCCCTTCCTTGTCTACAGAAACAAGTACATTAATGAAGGTTTGTCAAACCGGAGAACCTATTTATAATCAACATCAATCATACCGTAATATTCGCGGAGTCTTAGTGGATACCGTGAACACCACTTTGCCTATTAAGGTCAACAGGAAATTAGTCGGGGCTGTAGAAATTGCCAAAGACTTAACGAAAATTAAACATCTTTCGGAAAAGCTGCTTGATTTACAGGCAAAGATAGAGACAACGAACAATCAAAAAAAATCTCCTAACCGAAATACAGGAGCTACTTATCATATGACGGATATGATTACAAACGACCCTACCTTTAACGAACTGAAATCAAAAGCGTTAAAGGTGGCATGTACTACTTCACCGATCTTAATTTATGGTGAAACAGGGACAGGAAAAGAATTGCTTGTACAATCCATTCACAACGCTTCACCTCGTTGCAAGAGGCCTTTTATTGCTCAGAACTGCGCGGCGATCCCTTCGTCGTTGCTTGAAAGTATTTTATTTGGGACTACCAAAGGGAGCTACACCGGCGCAACGGACCGGCCGGGTTTGTTTGAACTGGCTGACGGGGGGACCTTATTTTTAGATGAACTAAGCAGCATGCCGTTGGATATTCAAGCCAAGCTATTGAGGGTGCTGCAGAATGGAGTGATACGAAGAGTCGGCGGAACGAAGGAAATTACCTTGAACCTTCGAATCATTGCCGCGATGAACGAGCCGCCAGAAACTTGTGTCCGTGAAAAGAAGCTGCGTTCTGATTTGTACTTTCGTTTAAATGTTATTCACCTGCACATTCCTCAGCTTAAGGATAGGAAGGGCGATATTCCGCTCTTAATTGATCACTTTGTACAAAAATATAATTTTCAATTCGGAAAGCTTGTTACAAAGGTGGAAGAGGAAGTGAAGGAAATCTTTCACCTTTATGAATGGCCAGGCAACGTCCGTGAATTAGAGCACGCGATCGAATCAGCCATGAACATGGTCGATGGGGACCGGATCTTAACGGAACATTTGCCGCCTCATATCATTGACAGTTATTCCTCATTAAAAAGGACGAAACAACCGCCCTTACAACCACTGCGAAAAGTATTAATGGAAACCGAAGAACGATTAATTACCCAGGCGTTGAAGGAAACCAATGGAAACATTCAACAAGCAGCTAATTTGTTGGAGATTCCACGGCAAACCTTACAATATAAATCCAATAAATTAAAGCTATCTTAA